A genomic segment from Pseudoduganella chitinolytica encodes:
- a CDS encoding formate dehydrogenase accessory sulfurtransferase FdhD yields MSRLPQLSAARLPLIQPVTARDEKERATALNIPAERPLTVYLDGRELITLMTLGAAPEALVLGYLRNQRLLALDDIAAVQVSWDEAGASGTAAVTTRAGVADLEERTARRVVTTGCGQGSVFGTVMDEVDNIVLPPGARLRQGVIYRIVETIRTQPSVYKQAGSVHGCGLFDSAGNLLHFVEDVGRHNAVDAIAGLMWLEGETGGDKVFYTTGRLTSEMVIKGAQMGIPFLLSRSGTTEMGHAVARQTGMTLLARCSGKHFTVLAAPQRIVFEPELLEP; encoded by the coding sequence ATGAGCCGGTTACCGCAACTTTCGGCTGCGCGCCTGCCGCTGATCCAGCCCGTGACCGCGCGCGACGAGAAGGAGCGTGCGACGGCGCTGAACATCCCGGCCGAGCGCCCACTGACCGTCTACCTGGACGGGCGCGAGCTGATTACCCTGATGACCCTGGGCGCGGCACCGGAGGCGCTGGTGCTGGGCTACCTGCGCAACCAGCGCCTGCTTGCGCTGGACGACATCGCGGCGGTGCAGGTGTCGTGGGACGAGGCCGGGGCCAGCGGCACGGCGGCGGTGACCACGCGCGCCGGCGTGGCCGACCTGGAAGAGCGCACGGCGCGCCGTGTCGTCACGACCGGCTGCGGCCAGGGGTCCGTGTTCGGCACCGTCATGGACGAGGTGGACAATATCGTGCTGCCGCCTGGAGCCCGGCTGCGGCAGGGCGTCATCTACCGCATCGTCGAGACGATCCGCACCCAGCCTTCCGTCTATAAACAGGCGGGCTCCGTGCACGGCTGCGGCCTGTTCGACAGCGCGGGCAACCTGCTGCACTTCGTCGAGGACGTGGGGCGCCACAACGCGGTGGACGCCATCGCGGGCCTCATGTGGCTGGAGGGCGAGACGGGCGGCGACAAGGTGTTCTACACGACCGGGCGCCTGACGTCCGAGATGGTCATCAAGGGCGCGCAGATGGGCATTCCGTTCCTGCTGTCGCGTTCCGGCACCACCGAGATGGGCCACGCCGTCGCCCGGCAGACCGGCATGACCTTGCTGGCGCGCTGCTCCGGCAAGCACTTCACGGTGCTGGCCGCGCCGCAGCGCATCGTGTTCGAGCCGGAACTGCTGGAGCCCTGA
- a CDS encoding ABC transporter permease has protein sequence MALTAALHDAFRLLLTGDPVLWRIIWISVSTSMLGLVIATPFAVGAGYAIAMHQFLGRRLVIWLAQAALSLPTVLIGLLLYLLLSRHGPLGPLQWLFAQPGIVAGQVVIALPVLLAFTLTAVQAADPRLAETAIAHGASRWRVMTTLLYEVRFGVMAAVISGFGRVISEVGCAMMVGGNIAGETRTITTAIALETSKGDFAQGIALGIVLVTIALAMNGALMLLQGDAHAARGRA, from the coding sequence ATGGCGTTGACGGCCGCGCTGCATGATGCCTTCCGGCTGCTGCTGACGGGCGACCCCGTCCTGTGGCGCATCATCTGGATCTCCGTCAGCACCAGCATGCTGGGGCTTGTCATCGCGACGCCCTTTGCCGTCGGCGCCGGCTATGCCATCGCGATGCACCAGTTCCTCGGCCGCCGGCTCGTCATCTGGCTGGCCCAGGCGGCGCTGTCGCTGCCGACAGTGCTGATCGGTCTCCTGTTGTACCTGCTGCTGTCGCGCCACGGTCCGCTGGGGCCCCTGCAATGGCTGTTCGCCCAGCCGGGCATCGTGGCCGGGCAGGTGGTCATCGCGCTGCCGGTGCTGCTGGCCTTTACCCTGACGGCCGTGCAGGCGGCCGACCCGCGCCTGGCGGAGACGGCGATCGCGCACGGTGCCTCGCGCTGGCGCGTGATGACGACCCTCTTGTACGAGGTGCGCTTCGGCGTGATGGCCGCCGTGATCAGCGGTTTCGGCCGCGTGATCTCGGAAGTGGGCTGCGCCATGATGGTGGGCGGGAACATCGCCGGCGAGACGCGCACGATCACGACGGCCATCGCGCTCGAGACCAGCAAGGGCGACTTCGCCCAGGGCATCGCGCTGGGCATCGTGCTGGTGACGATCGCGCTGGCGATGAACGGCGCACTGATGCTGCTGCAGGGCGATGCCCATGCCGCGCGGGGGCGCGCATGA
- a CDS encoding ATP-binding cassette domain-containing protein, whose product MTAPLLAAPLLTAARLHKRHGAHTLFDLREFRLDVASAYVLTGVNGAGKSTLLRVLAGLVPVDAEDVRLDGEPVTLRPYPRALRDAIVYVHQHPVMFSTSVPANIAYGLQARGAPRALVRERVEEAMAWAGVTHLRGSDPATLSGGEKQRVALARARVLRPRLLLLDEPTANLDGEAREQVIALIPTLTGAGTSVVMACHDRDLINLPDVRRLKLRDGHIEYR is encoded by the coding sequence ATGACGGCTCCGCTACTGGCAGCGCCACTGCTGACGGCCGCGCGGCTGCACAAGCGCCACGGCGCGCACACGCTGTTCGACCTGCGCGAGTTCCGCCTGGACGTGGCCAGCGCCTACGTGCTGACGGGCGTGAACGGCGCCGGCAAAAGCACGCTGCTGCGCGTGCTGGCCGGCCTGGTGCCGGTGGACGCGGAGGACGTGCGCCTGGATGGCGAGCCGGTGACATTGCGGCCGTACCCGCGCGCGCTGCGCGACGCCATCGTCTACGTCCACCAGCACCCGGTGATGTTCTCCACCAGCGTGCCGGCCAATATCGCGTACGGCCTCCAGGCCCGTGGCGCGCCGCGCGCGCTGGTGCGGGAACGGGTGGAAGAGGCGATGGCCTGGGCCGGCGTGACGCACCTGCGCGGCAGCGATCCGGCCACGCTGTCCGGGGGTGAGAAGCAGCGGGTGGCGCTGGCACGGGCCCGCGTGCTGCGGCCGCGCCTGCTGCTGCTGGACGAGCCCACGGCCAACCTCGATGGCGAGGCGCGCGAGCAGGTCATCGCGCTGATCCCCACGCTGACGGGCGCCGGCACCAGCGTGGTCATGGCCTGCCACGACCGCGACCTGATCAACCTGCCCGACGTGCGCCGCCTGAAGCTGCGCGACGGGCATATCGAATACCGCTAG
- a CDS encoding substrate-binding domain-containing protein, whose product MKRRSLFLLATALAFGGSAWAQQPLRLSTTTSTENSGLLAYLLPFYEAKTGTKVQVISVGTGKALELAKNGDVDVTLVHARPAEDKFVAEGWGVDRRDVMYNDFIVVGPVSDPDGIKGGKDVLAAFRKMAAGPAKFISRGDNSGTDIMEKAYWKQVGAQPTGARYLSAGLGMGEVLTMAAELQAYTLTDRATYGVYQARTGLAIMVEGDPKMFNPYGIIAVNPARHPGINYKGAKRLIAWITSPEGQAKIAAFKPAGRQLFYPSAK is encoded by the coding sequence ATGAAACGCCGTTCCCTGTTCCTGCTTGCCACCGCGCTGGCCTTTGGCGGCAGCGCCTGGGCCCAGCAGCCGCTGCGCCTGTCCACCACCACCAGCACGGAAAACTCCGGCCTGCTGGCCTACCTGCTGCCGTTCTACGAGGCGAAGACGGGCACCAAGGTGCAGGTCATCTCGGTCGGCACCGGCAAGGCGCTGGAGCTGGCGAAGAACGGCGACGTCGACGTCACGCTGGTGCATGCGCGCCCGGCCGAGGACAAGTTCGTGGCCGAAGGCTGGGGCGTGGACCGGCGCGACGTGATGTACAACGACTTCATCGTGGTCGGCCCCGTGTCCGACCCGGACGGGATCAAGGGCGGCAAGGACGTGCTGGCCGCGTTCAGGAAGATGGCGGCAGGCCCGGCGAAGTTCATCTCGCGCGGCGACAACTCCGGCACGGACATCATGGAAAAGGCCTACTGGAAGCAGGTCGGCGCCCAACCCACGGGCGCGCGCTACCTGTCCGCAGGCCTGGGCATGGGCGAGGTGCTGACGATGGCGGCCGAGCTGCAGGCCTACACGCTGACGGACCGCGCCACCTATGGCGTCTACCAGGCCAGGACGGGCCTGGCCATCATGGTCGAGGGCGACCCGAAGATGTTCAACCCGTATGGCATCATCGCCGTCAATCCGGCCAGGCACCCGGGCATCAACTACAAGGGGGCGAAGCGGCTGATCGCGTGGATCACGTCGCCGGAAGGCCAGGCGAAGATCGCCGCGTTCAAGCCGGCCGGCCGGCAGCTGTTCTATCCGTCGGCCAAGTGA
- a CDS encoding FlxA-like family protein — protein MVSAVTRTGTAATTAASNSNGNAAQIASLQKQVAAKQKELAEAQKETSETGQKQAQQLSQELQALQQQIARLQAEATRKAAEQAADRAAQQTATQPPQARTDNATDTNTVGSLIDTYA, from the coding sequence ATGGTTTCAGCAGTGACGCGCACCGGGACGGCAGCCACGACCGCCGCGAGCAATAGCAACGGCAACGCCGCGCAGATTGCCAGCCTGCAAAAGCAGGTGGCGGCCAAGCAGAAGGAACTGGCGGAAGCGCAGAAGGAGACGAGCGAGACGGGACAGAAGCAGGCGCAGCAGCTCAGCCAGGAACTGCAGGCGCTGCAGCAGCAGATCGCCCGGCTGCAGGCCGAAGCGACGAGGAAGGCGGCCGAACAAGCCGCCGACCGCGCGGCGCAGCAAACGGCCACGCAGCCACCTCAAGCACGCACGGACAACGCCACCGACACCAACACCGTCGGCAGCCTCATCGACACCTACGCGTAG
- the phaP gene encoding TIGR01841 family phasin (Members of this family are phasins (small proteins associated with inclusions such as PHA granules). Note that several different families of phasins have been named PhaP despite very little sequence similarity to each other.) has translation MFPFSQSITPAAKNHVQAQIAFFNDFSRSLFQTAQQVNELTLQMAQTILEDSAATGQAIVTAGKPTEVFSVTASRAQPAAERLRAYQQQLSRIAADSHTKLVRVAGEHAEETARAARELSDEVTRVTSEETERTVRRQHDTMRQLANPLDSMVDSATRQARAAMGNGHDAAEHMGQAAAHTAQAAQAATRQAGRKEGQPG, from the coding sequence ATGTTCCCATTCTCGCAAAGCATCACGCCTGCGGCGAAGAATCACGTGCAGGCGCAAATCGCATTCTTCAACGACTTCTCCCGTTCGTTGTTCCAGACGGCACAGCAGGTCAACGAGCTGACCCTGCAGATGGCGCAGACGATCCTCGAGGACAGCGCCGCCACGGGGCAGGCCATCGTCACGGCCGGCAAGCCGACCGAGGTGTTCAGCGTCACCGCTTCCCGGGCCCAGCCGGCGGCGGAGCGGCTGCGGGCGTACCAGCAGCAACTGTCGCGCATCGCGGCGGACAGCCACACCAAGCTGGTCCGTGTGGCCGGCGAGCATGCCGAGGAAACGGCACGTGCGGCGCGCGAGCTGAGCGACGAAGTGACGCGCGTGACGTCCGAGGAAACGGAGCGCACGGTGCGCCGTCAGCACGACACCATGCGCCAGCTGGCCAACCCGCTGGACAGCATGGTGGACTCGGCCACGCGCCAGGCCCGCGCCGCGATGGGCAACGGCCACGACGCGGCGGAGCACATGGGCCAGGCCGCGGCCCACACGGCGCAGGCGGCCCAGGCCGCCACGCGCCAGGCCGGCCGCAAGGAAGGCCAGCCGGGCTGA
- the trxC gene encoding thioredoxin TrxC, whose translation MSNESLHVVCPHCDGVNRVPAQRLEEHPTCGKCQLELFGGKPADLASARFLKHIERSDVPVLVDFWAPWCGPCRTMAPFYEQAAKRLEPDVRVVKVDTEANPDIGARYAIRSIPTLALFRNGREVARQAGAMDVNSIVAWVARNVGA comes from the coding sequence ATGAGCAACGAATCACTGCACGTCGTCTGCCCGCACTGCGACGGCGTCAACCGCGTACCGGCGCAGCGCCTGGAGGAACACCCCACCTGCGGCAAATGCCAGCTCGAGCTGTTCGGCGGCAAGCCGGCCGACCTGGCCAGCGCCCGCTTCCTGAAGCATATCGAACGCAGCGACGTGCCCGTGCTGGTCGACTTCTGGGCACCCTGGTGCGGCCCCTGCCGCACGATGGCGCCGTTCTACGAACAGGCCGCCAAGCGGCTGGAACCGGACGTGCGGGTCGTCAAGGTCGATACGGAAGCGAATCCGGACATCGGCGCGCGCTACGCGATCCGCAGCATTCCCACGCTGGCCCTGTTCCGCAATGGCCGTGAAGTGGCCCGGCAGGCTGGGGCGATGGACGTCAACAGCATCGTCGCATGGGTGGCGCGCAATGTGGGCGCTTGA
- a CDS encoding MFS transporter — protein sequence MKTPILIAAACLLALLSTVGTSLPYPILPPLFASGAVNGLNSFLGLPPKLLFGIALTVNPVGLLIGATLLGPVSDRYGRRPVLLATAFGAAAGHAVTALALVLESFPLFIAARFITGLMEGNSAVARALLAERLAGQERVRALSLLNGAFHLGWLVGPLLAGLTVGFGITVPFIVAIVALVLAGVLVMIAVPSGRHGAGAEPGQDSLWQVARRNNVLHLLRHPPLRTLFAIQLACSCGITAFYDFFPLWLVEVGGYDTARIAIVNTALCGVMTGAAVVAGRVRTGDPLRQAAWYACAIAAAVAGVALGNLWVGIGAIVLFGIPNAFYNATMQPWAAERFAAHGQGAVMGLLSTTFCLASIVTALAGSWLVLVDTRLVLGTGAMLSLWAGWRLRRWHAEVSVALPVNATT from the coding sequence ATGAAAACCCCCATCCTGATCGCCGCAGCCTGTTTGTTGGCGCTGCTCTCCACCGTCGGCACGTCGCTGCCGTATCCGATCCTGCCGCCCTTGTTCGCCTCGGGCGCCGTTAACGGCCTGAACAGCTTCCTCGGCCTGCCGCCCAAGCTGCTGTTCGGGATCGCGCTGACGGTCAATCCCGTCGGCCTGCTGATCGGCGCCACGTTGCTGGGGCCCGTGTCCGACCGCTATGGCCGCCGGCCGGTGCTGCTGGCCACGGCTTTCGGCGCGGCCGCCGGCCATGCCGTGACGGCGCTGGCGCTGGTGCTCGAATCGTTTCCGCTGTTTATCGCAGCGCGCTTCATCACCGGCCTGATGGAAGGCAACAGCGCGGTCGCGCGCGCGCTGCTGGCCGAACGCCTGGCCGGGCAGGAGCGGGTGCGGGCGCTGTCATTGCTGAACGGCGCATTCCACCTGGGCTGGTTAGTGGGACCGCTGCTGGCCGGGCTGACGGTGGGCTTCGGCATCACGGTGCCGTTCATCGTCGCCATTGTCGCGCTGGTACTGGCGGGCGTACTCGTCATGATCGCCGTGCCGTCCGGGCGCCATGGCGCAGGCGCTGAGCCTGGACAGGACTCGCTGTGGCAGGTCGCACGACGCAACAACGTGCTGCACCTGCTGCGCCATCCGCCGCTGCGCACGCTGTTCGCCATCCAGCTGGCATGCAGTTGCGGCATCACGGCGTTCTACGACTTCTTTCCGCTGTGGCTGGTCGAAGTGGGTGGCTACGATACGGCCCGGATCGCCATCGTCAACACGGCGCTGTGCGGCGTGATGACGGGCGCGGCCGTGGTCGCTGGCCGGGTGCGGACCGGTGATCCGCTGCGCCAGGCGGCGTGGTATGCCTGCGCGATCGCGGCGGCCGTCGCCGGCGTCGCCCTGGGCAACCTGTGGGTGGGCATCGGTGCGATCGTACTGTTCGGTATCCCGAATGCGTTCTACAATGCGACGATGCAGCCCTGGGCCGCCGAGCGCTTCGCCGCGCACGGGCAGGGCGCCGTCATGGGCCTGTTGTCGACGACGTTCTGCCTGGCCAGCATCGTGACGGCGCTGGCGGGATCGTGGCTCGTGCTGGTCGATACCCGGCTGGTGCTGGGCACTGGCGCAATGCTGTCGCTGTGGGCCGGCTGGCGCCTGCGGCGCTGGCACGCCGAGGTGTCCGTGGCCCTACCCGTCAATGCTACTACCTGA
- a CDS encoding helix-turn-helix transcriptional regulator, giving the protein MHTADQILFLLKTRGPNTAQQLAEILDLTSMGTRRHLEAAQEKGLVTYEDVAEKVGRPARRWLLTAAGHARFPDRHADVTVQLIDQVRALFGDAAMDQLIVAREGASEAAYRAAIGSGTPLPERVAALAHARDLEGYMAEVATAPDGALLLVENHCPICAAARACQQFCRSELDVFQRVLGPDCSVERSEHQLAGARRCAYRIVPV; this is encoded by the coding sequence ATGCATACCGCCGACCAGATCCTGTTCCTGCTGAAGACCCGCGGGCCCAACACCGCGCAGCAGCTGGCCGAGATCCTCGACCTGACGTCGATGGGTACTCGGCGCCACCTCGAAGCGGCCCAGGAAAAAGGCCTGGTGACATACGAGGACGTGGCTGAGAAGGTGGGACGGCCGGCGCGCCGCTGGCTGCTCACGGCCGCGGGCCACGCCCGCTTCCCGGACCGGCACGCCGACGTCACCGTGCAACTGATCGACCAGGTCAGGGCGCTGTTCGGCGACGCCGCGATGGACCAGCTGATCGTGGCACGCGAGGGTGCCAGCGAAGCGGCCTATCGGGCCGCGATCGGCAGCGGCACGCCGCTGCCCGAGCGGGTCGCCGCGTTGGCCCATGCGCGCGACCTGGAAGGCTATATGGCCGAGGTGGCGACGGCGCCGGACGGCGCGCTGCTGCTGGTCGAGAACCATTGCCCCATCTGCGCCGCCGCCCGTGCCTGCCAGCAGTTCTGCCGCTCGGAGCTGGATGTGTTCCAGCGTGTGCTGGGTCCCGATTGCAGCGTCGAGCGCAGCGAACACCAGCTGGCAGGGGCACGCCGCTGCGCCTACCGCATCGTTCCTGTGTGA
- a CDS encoding multidrug effflux MFS transporter codes for MNILLTVLLAGLSMVGPLAIDTYLPSFPAIGAEFGATPLAVQQTLSLFLFCFAFMMLFYGTLSDTFGRRPIILGSLVLYIGACVGGAVAGSLGFLLACRVLQGLASGAGSVVGRAIVQDRFSGAEAQKILGHIMMVFGLAPALAPILGGWLQVSYGWRSIFWFLALFGAVMMFAVWRWLPESLAPRDRHPFHFGTIAGNYLKVLRHRQFLLLAVALGVAFGGFALYIGSAAYFVMHILHLPETAFAWLFIPLVAGMVVGSAVSGKVAHRYAQDKLVWIAYAGMALAALANVAYTYLFTAAIPWAVLPLFFYSLALAIAMPPLSLMALNHFPNNSGLAASMQSFIQMTLFALVSGLVAPLLFDSAFKLACGVLGCLVVSLLAWVLAHAGKAPARQG; via the coding sequence ATGAATATTCTGCTGACCGTGCTCCTGGCCGGGCTGTCGATGGTCGGTCCGCTGGCGATCGACACCTACCTGCCCTCCTTCCCCGCCATCGGCGCCGAGTTCGGCGCGACGCCCCTGGCCGTGCAGCAGACGCTGTCGCTGTTCCTGTTCTGCTTTGCGTTCATGATGCTGTTCTACGGCACGCTGTCGGATACGTTCGGCCGTCGCCCCATCATCCTGGGGTCGCTGGTGCTGTACATCGGCGCCTGCGTCGGCGGCGCGGTGGCGGGTTCGCTGGGCTTCCTGCTGGCCTGCCGCGTGCTGCAAGGGCTGGCTTCCGGAGCCGGTTCCGTTGTCGGACGCGCCATCGTGCAGGACCGCTTCTCCGGCGCCGAGGCACAGAAGATCCTCGGCCACATCATGATGGTGTTCGGCCTGGCGCCCGCGCTGGCACCGATCCTGGGCGGCTGGCTGCAGGTAAGCTACGGCTGGCGCTCGATCTTCTGGTTCCTGGCGCTGTTCGGCGCCGTGATGATGTTCGCCGTCTGGCGCTGGCTGCCGGAGAGCCTGGCGCCGCGCGACCGCCACCCGTTCCACTTCGGGACCATCGCCGGCAACTACCTGAAGGTGCTGCGGCATCGCCAGTTCCTGCTGCTGGCGGTTGCGCTGGGCGTGGCGTTCGGCGGCTTCGCGCTGTACATCGGCTCGGCCGCGTACTTCGTCATGCACATCCTGCACCTGCCGGAGACGGCATTCGCCTGGCTGTTCATCCCGCTCGTCGCGGGCATGGTGGTGGGGTCGGCGGTGTCGGGCAAGGTGGCGCACCGTTACGCGCAGGATAAGCTGGTCTGGATCGCGTATGCGGGCATGGCGCTGGCGGCGCTGGCCAACGTGGCCTACACGTACCTGTTCACGGCGGCGATCCCGTGGGCCGTGCTGCCGCTGTTCTTCTATTCGCTGGCGCTGGCCATCGCGATGCCGCCGCTGTCGCTGATGGCGCTGAACCACTTCCCCAACAACAGCGGCCTGGCCGCGTCGATGCAGTCGTTCATCCAGATGACGTTGTTCGCGCTGGTGTCCGGCCTGGTGGCGCCGCTGCTGTTCGACAGCGCCTTCAAACTGGCGTGCGGGGTGCTGGGCTGCCTCGTCGTCAGCCTGCTGGCATGGGTGCTGGCGCATGCCGGCAAGGCGCCGGCACGGCAGGGCTGA
- the epsC gene encoding serine O-acetyltransferase EpsC, giving the protein MTIDTFDGTGVKPAHWDLDAVVAALRVSREATHNIRHQRRIRELPSREALTTIVNGLFAVLFPTHYGRPNLTDESIDYFVGDTLNTTLNRLTEQVRRGLQFADGVEATEESLTQRAHEITRQFAASLPDIRALIVSDVQAAYAGDPAATSIAEIMLCYPGTIGILHYRLAHQLHRLGSPFIARMICDISHSLTGIDIHPAATIGASFFIDHGTGVVIGETAILGERVRLYQHVTLGAKRFPADASGMLIKGTPRHPIVEDDVVIYAGATVLGRITIGAGSTIGGNVWLTQSVPPNSSVSQAQMRND; this is encoded by the coding sequence ATGACAATCGATACCTTCGACGGCACCGGCGTCAAGCCGGCACACTGGGACCTGGATGCGGTCGTGGCGGCGCTGCGCGTCTCGCGCGAGGCCACCCATAATATCCGCCACCAGCGCCGTATCCGCGAACTGCCGTCGCGCGAGGCGCTGACGACGATCGTCAACGGCCTGTTCGCCGTGCTGTTCCCGACCCACTACGGCCGCCCCAATCTCACGGACGAGAGCATCGACTACTTTGTCGGCGATACGCTCAATACAACGCTGAACCGCCTGACGGAACAGGTCCGCCGCGGCCTCCAGTTCGCCGACGGGGTGGAGGCGACGGAAGAATCGCTGACGCAGCGCGCCCACGAGATCACGCGGCAGTTCGCGGCCAGCCTGCCGGACATCCGCGCGCTGATCGTGTCGGACGTGCAGGCGGCGTATGCCGGGGATCCCGCCGCCACGTCGATTGCCGAAATCATGCTGTGCTATCCCGGCACCATCGGCATCCTGCATTACCGCCTGGCACACCAGCTGCACAGGCTGGGCTCTCCGTTCATCGCCCGCATGATCTGCGACATCAGCCACTCGCTGACGGGCATCGACATCCACCCGGCGGCGACCATCGGCGCCAGCTTCTTCATCGATCACGGCACCGGTGTCGTCATCGGCGAGACGGCGATCCTGGGCGAGCGCGTGCGCCTGTACCAGCACGTCACGCTGGGCGCGAAGCGCTTCCCGGCCGATGCGTCGGGCATGCTGATCAAGGGCACGCCGCGCCACCCGATCGTCGAGGACGACGTCGTCATCTACGCGGGCGCCACGGTCCTGGGCCGCATCACCATCGGTGCCGGCTCCACCATCGGCGGCAACGTCTGGCTGACGCAAAGCGTGCCGCCCAACAGCAGCGTGTCGCAGGCGCAGATGAGGAATGACTGA
- a CDS encoding putative signal transducing protein, whose amino-acid sequence MTTDYRLVARRLVPTEAHLLRGCLRAAGIAAVVADDQHVQVNFLLAPALGGTRVLVPEADLEAAREVLAAFERGDFTLPESTDVGPPAE is encoded by the coding sequence ATGACCACCGACTACCGCCTCGTCGCCCGCCGCCTCGTGCCCACCGAGGCCCACCTGCTGCGCGGCTGCCTGCGCGCGGCAGGGATCGCAGCGGTCGTCGCCGACGACCAGCACGTCCAGGTGAACTTCCTGCTGGCGCCAGCGCTGGGCGGTACGCGCGTGCTGGTGCCGGAAGCCGACCTGGAGGCGGCGCGCGAGGTGCTGGCCGCGTTCGAGCGGGGCGACTTCACGCTGCCCGAGTCGACCGACGTGGGGCCGCCCGCCGAGTAG
- the ssuC gene encoding aliphatic sulfonate ABC transporter permease SsuC encodes MMGSAIIAAPRAGGPGAWQSVRAGLAPWLLPIALLLAWELSARTGWLSSRILPGPWAVAQAFWALAVSGELWTHLRTRLWRALSGFAVGAGAGLLLGLLTGSFRRAETLLDTTLQMIRNIPALALIPLVILWFGIDESAKLFLLAVGVFFPVYLNMFHGIRSADAQLIEMARSYGLRGWPLYRDVILPAALPSILVGVRFSLGLVWVLLIVAETISAQAGIGYMTMNAREFLRTDVVLVGVLLYALLGKLADLFARGLERRLLRWNPAYR; translated from the coding sequence ATGATGGGCAGCGCCATCATCGCCGCGCCGCGCGCGGGTGGGCCCGGCGCATGGCAGTCGGTTCGGGCCGGCCTGGCGCCCTGGCTGCTGCCGATCGCACTGCTACTGGCGTGGGAGCTGTCGGCCCGCACCGGCTGGCTGTCCAGCCGCATCCTGCCGGGACCGTGGGCGGTGGCACAGGCCTTCTGGGCGCTGGCCGTGTCGGGCGAGCTGTGGACGCACCTGCGCACCCGCCTGTGGCGGGCGCTGTCCGGCTTTGCCGTCGGTGCCGGCGCCGGCCTGCTGCTGGGACTCCTGACGGGCAGCTTCCGCCGCGCCGAGACGCTGCTGGACACGACCTTGCAGATGATCCGCAACATCCCGGCGCTGGCGCTGATCCCGCTCGTGATCCTGTGGTTCGGCATCGACGAAAGCGCCAAGCTGTTCCTGCTGGCCGTCGGGGTGTTCTTCCCGGTCTACCTGAACATGTTCCATGGCATCCGTTCGGCGGACGCCCAGCTGATCGAGATGGCCAGGAGCTACGGCTTGCGCGGCTGGCCGCTGTACCGCGACGTGATCCTGCCGGCCGCGCTGCCGTCGATCCTGGTAGGCGTGCGCTTCTCGCTGGGCCTCGTGTGGGTGCTGCTGATCGTGGCCGAGACGATCTCGGCGCAGGCCGGCATCGGCTATATGACGATGAACGCGCGCGAATTCCTGCGGACCGACGTGGTGCTGGTGGGCGTGCTGCTGTACGCGCTGCTGGGCAAGCTGGCCGACCTGTTTGCGCGCGGCCTGGAACGACGCCTGCTGCGCTGGAACCCGGCGTACCGTTGA
- a CDS encoding YceI family protein, with the protein MKKLLALTTTLAAALTVSVAAHAAPETYVIDNSHTFARFSYTHLGFSTQESRFDSTKGKITLDRAAKTGSVDVTIDAKSVSTGSDLFNSHIQGADFFDTAKYPTITYKSTKFNFNGDALASVDGNLTIKGVTKPVTLQVTSFKCQPHPMAKKDACGANATATIKRSEFNAGKYAPNVSDEVKLTFAIEAIKE; encoded by the coding sequence ATGAAAAAACTGCTGGCCCTGACCACCACGCTGGCCGCTGCCTTGACTGTCTCCGTGGCAGCGCACGCCGCGCCGGAAACCTACGTCATCGACAACTCGCACACGTTCGCGCGCTTCTCGTACACCCACCTGGGGTTCTCGACGCAGGAGAGCCGTTTCGACAGCACCAAGGGCAAGATCACGCTGGACCGTGCCGCCAAGACGGGTTCGGTGGACGTGACGATCGATGCGAAGTCGGTCAGCACGGGCTCCGACCTGTTCAACAGCCATATCCAGGGTGCCGACTTCTTCGATACGGCCAAGTACCCGACAATCACGTACAAGTCCACCAAGTTCAACTTCAACGGCGATGCGCTGGCGTCGGTCGACGGCAACCTGACCATCAAGGGCGTCACCAAGCCCGTCACCTTGCAGGTCACGTCGTTCAAGTGCCAGCCGCACCCGATGGCCAAGAAGGATGCCTGCGGCGCCAACGCGACCGCGACCATCAAGCGCAGCGAATTCAACGCGGGCAAGTATGCGCCGAACGTCAGCGACGAAGTGAAGCTGACCTTCGCGATCGAGGCAATCAAGGAGTAA